The DNA sequence ATAAGCCTGTGATGATTGATGCCATTATTCTAAATTTTAAATTTACAATACAAAGGTTACATATTTAATAATAAAAATGCAAGTAAAAGCGATAGTTATTATGTATTCTTTGAGAATAACTGTTTATAATGTTAATATATTTAAGGTTTAAAAAATATTATTTCTTTATATTTGAAAATAAAAAAAAGTGATTATGAAGAAGCTGATTCCTTTATTTCTGTTAATTTCTCAATTGTATTTTACACAGAGCGTTGCACAAAATCTGGATGCTGCAACCCAAAAGTTATTAAGTTCTTCTCCCGCATATTCCTCCATAATTTCTATGTTTGTTGCTGATGAAAATGGAAATTCCATTTATGAAAATAATGGCAATGTAGGTCTCTCGACTGCCTCGACTCAAAAAATATTTACTGCTGCGGCCGCTTTGGAAACTTTAGGTAAGGATTATCAGTATGTCACTACCGCAAATTATTCAGGAACAATTTCTGAGGGTTCTTTAGCAGGTGATCTTTTTATTACTTCGACGGGCGATCCAACCCTCGGAAGTTGGAGATATGATGGTTTTAAGCCTGAAAATTTCAAACAAAAATTGATTCAATCTTTAAAAGCAAAAGGCATTTCTAAGATTTCAGGAAACTTGATTATTGATGATTCTTATTTTGACTTCTTAACCACTCCTGGTGGCTGGCCTTGGAATGATCTCGGCAATTATTATGGAGCCGGAGTTTGGGGAGTTAACTGGCGAGAAAATCAATTTGATATTCAAGTCGCTGGTGGACAGATAAAAAACATCAATGTCGATTTACCAAATGTGAATTGGGTGAATGATATTAAAACAGGCGGAAGTTCAGATCAAAGTCTCGTCTTCACCGCGCCACATTCTGATGTTGCTTATGTTAATGGGAATTTGCCTGCTAAATCGCTTACTGTTTCTGGCGCGACGCCCAACCCGCCATTAACTTTTGGACAGGAAATAAAAAAGTGGTTGAAAGAATCAGGGATTGAATTTAATGGAAAAGTGACTTCTACATCGCAGCAAAGAATCGATGGTGATAAAATAACAACTGCTCCCAAAAATAATCTTTTGCTCGAATATAAATCGCCAACTTTAGATAAAATAGTCTTTTGGTTTATGCGAAAAAGCATCAACTTTTATGGCGAAACTTTAATAAAAACTTTAGGAAAAGAAAAGAAGAATGAAGGAAGTTTTGACGCAGGAATTTCCTACTTAAAAGACTTTTGGAGATCGAAAGGAATTAATCCGGCGTCTATTAACTTTGCAGATGGAAGTGGGCTTTCTCCACAAAACTATGTTTCGGCAAGAGCGGAAGTGCAGTCGTTGCTTTATAGCAAAAAACAACCTTGGTTTAATGAATTTTATGATGGTTTTCCGATGCAAGGAAATGGCATGAAATTGAAAAGTGGAACTATGAAAGATACCAAATCGTTTGCCGGCTATTATACCTCTAAGAACGGAAAAAAATATGTTTTTGCCATTATTATTAATAATTATCAAGGTGGTAATGTGAGCGAAGCCTTATTTCAAGTGCTGAACGTTTTAAAATAGTTGTATTTTCGTACGATGAAGAAAAGGGGGATTTTTTCGAAACTCAATAACTGGATTATTTATATTTTACTGACTTCAGCGGTGGCTGGAGTAGTAGCAGCTTCGGTCGTTCTGATTAATTATTTGCGTAAAGAAGAGATTAAAAGGATTGAACTTTTTGCGACTACTATAAAATACCAGCAAAATGAAATCATCGAAGATCCAATGACACTGGATTTAATTCTGCAGATTAATAAGACCAATAATACGATCCCAATTATCATTACCGATAAAAACAGAAAACCTTTAGGATTTGATTTTCAAAGAAATATACCGGACGCTATCAAGAATGATCCCCAAAAAATGCAGGCGCTGGTTAATAAAATGGCGAGTTCCTACAAACCTATTGAACTGCAAATGCCAGATGGGAATAATCAATACGTTTATTATACCAACTCTGATTTATTGAATAATTTGCGGTATTCGCCGTATATTTTAGGTTTACTGATTTTAGCCTATATATTCTTTTCTTTTTGGTTTCTGAGAACGATTAAGAAAACTGATGAAGGTTACGTTTGGGCTGGTTTGGCTAAAGAAACTGCGCATCAAATTGGAACTCCGTTATCTTCAATGATTGGCTGGATTGAAATCCTACGCATGGAAAACGAAAATAGTGAAGGCGTAAAAGAAATCGAAAATGATATCAATCGACTCAAAACTATTTCTGAAAGATTCTCTAAAATTGGTTCAATTCCCGAACTTAACGATTTGAATATCAATGAAACCATCCAACAGAATTACGATTATTTGAAATCGAGAATTTCGAGGAAAGTGAGTTTCATGCTGATTTTACCTAAAGAGCCAATTTTAATTCCACATAGTAGAATCCTATTAAGTTGGGTGATTGAAAATATTGTAAAAAATGCAGTCGATGCAATGAGAGGTGAGGGCAGACTCGAAATCGAACTCTACGAAAAGAATAAAAATATTGTCATCGATATCAAAGATTCTGGTTCAGGAATGACCAGGAATCAAGCCAGGAATGCTTTCAAAGCTGGCTATTCTACCAAGAAAAGAGGATGGGGACTTGGTTTATCTTTAGCCAAAAGAGTGATTAAGGAATACCACCGTGGTGATATCAAAATCGCCGTAACTGAAGTAGGAGTAGGAACTACTTTTAGAATTACTATGAAAAATTCATAATTTGTTTATTTTAATTTCTGATTGATCAATTTGGGTTAAAAGACGGTCGCGTCTTCTGATTAAATTACATAATTTCGTTATTAAGTAATTTAAAACTAATTGATTATGAAAAAGTTAATACTCTCTTTTTTCCTGATAAGTTCCTTTTTTGCCAATGCACAAATTATCAATATTTTAAAAGATAAGGTAAAAGACAAAACAGCTAGTTTAGTTGGCGATAAAGTAATTGGCGCTATCACAACTGAGGCAATCACAACTAATTTTAAAGACTGCAATAAAGTAGATATTAAAAATGCAGACTTTGGGAAAAATGAAAAATATACCAATCTCTGTAATGCTACTTTTTCTCCTTCAGAAGGTTACCTTTTGAAACCTGGGTTTTATACGATAGAACTCAAAAGTTTTTGTCTGCATGCCGGAACTTATGCGCCAAGTAAAGGCGATGGTTACTTATATGGACCGCTAAAAGGTCAGAAAAAAGACCTGGTTAATTCTCTCATCAAAAATTGGTATCAAAACCAGGATATTCCACAACAAAAAGTACAGGCGTTAGTTTGGGGCGTCATTGCAAAATCAAGTTTCAAAAATATGAGCCCAGATCTACAATTGGTTGCAACCAGACTGTTAAGTAAAAACGAGTTGCTTAATTTATCTAAAATGGGTTTAGATTTTGTGCCCGAAAGTGTGATGTCTAAAGCCAAAAGTAATTTGCCGCAACCAGTTCAATTGGTTTTAGAAGCTGAAAATAGAATCAGAAGTTTTTTCAGTTCTTCTTCGTCCAACTATTCAGAATTAGAAAAATTGGCTTTGCTTACAGGTGTTAATCCTGTAACATCAGAAATTTCTTATGGAACATGGGGACTTCATCCAAACGGATATTGGACTTCATATCAACCACACGGTTACCGACAAATGACCGTGAGAATTTATGTTCCAAATACAATCACTTCTGTTAATTATATTCCTTCTGATGATGTCGCGGTTCCAGCAAATACCGGAAGTCAGCGCTTAAAAGTTTCAGATGTTCTGAATTGTAGCAATTAGTTTCAAATTAAAAAAAAATGCCGTTTCCAGAAGAAGCGGCATTTTTTATAATGGCAAATATTTAGAGTTTTTGCTAAAAATTTATTTTTGCTCAGAATAATAAATGTAATAATTTTCATCAAATTTAACCGGAGCTGAAGACGATAATTTAACAGTTTGCCATTTGTAAGTTGGACTGATTTCTTGCGTTCCATTAATTCTAATCGGTAATTTTAAATCCTTCACGATATTGGTGTAGCGGAATTTAAAAACAGTTCCAGTTTGCGAATATTCTAAAGTTGGAATTTGAGTCGTTCTTAAATATTGATCAAATACAGTAGAGAAATCAATCCCTGATTTTTCAGAAATATAATCTTCGACCTGTTTCGTAGTCACTGTTTGATGATAGAATTCTTTATTTAAACCACGTAAGATTTGTCTGAATTTCTCATCGTTATTAATGATTTGACGAATGGTGTGAATCATATTGGCACCTTTATAATACATATCGCCACTTCCTGATTTTGCGATTCCGTAAGGACCAATAATCGGCTCGTCATTTTTAATGTTTTTACGAATTCCAACTATGTATTTTTCTGCCGAAGCTTTATCCATATAATTCTCTACAAATAACGTTTCAGAATAGTTGGTGAAACTTTCATGAATCCACATATCTGCTTTGTCTTTTGCTGTGATATTATTGGCAAACCATTCATGTCCGCTTTCGTGAATGATTATGAAATCCCAGTTTAAACCAACTCCGCTTCCAGATAAGTCACGACCTAAATAACCGTTTTCGTAATTATTTCCATAACCGACGCCACTTTGATGTTCCATTCCCAAATAAGGAGTTTCAATCAATTTATAAGAATCTTCGTAAAAAGGATAAGGACCGAACCAATATTCAAAAGCTTTCATCATTGGTTTAACTTGCTTAAATTGTTTTTTAGCTTTATCTAAATTATAATCCAAAACCCAATAGTCCAGATCAAGCTTTCCTTTTTCTCCCGCATATTCTTCTTTAAAATTCACATATTTCCCGACATTAGGAACGATAGAGTAAAGGTTAATCGGATTCTTGACTTCCCAAGTGTAAACAATTTTATCTTTTTCTGCTTTTTTAGCAATCAATCTTCCGTTTCCTACACCCACCAAATCTTTCGGGGTAATGATTTTCAAAATCATTCCGTTATCAGGCTCATCACTCCAAAGGTCTTTTGATGGCAACCAAACCGAAGCACCAATTCCTTCCTGAGCAACCGACATCCAAGGATTTCCGTGGTCATCTTTCTTGAAAACCCAGCCACCATCCCAAGGTGCATTTTTTGCAACCGTTGGATGTCCAAAAAACTGAATCGTGAATGAATGAGTTTCTCCTTTTTTATAGTCTTTTTTTGTTTGAATGAAAATAAAATCGCCGTCGCGTTTTGAAGAATAATGTTTGATATCAGAATCGAGTATTTTATAATTCATCGGTTGCTGTAAATCAATTTGAAATACAGGATTTTTGACGTCTTTTAAAATTTCAAAAGTAATTTTGTTCGTACCCGAAACCGATTGATCTGCAAACTTTGGTTCCACAGAAATTTCATATTTTTTGACATCCCAAAAATTTCTGAATTCAGTGTTAGAACCTTTCAGTGTATCTTGTTTTGTGAATTGCTGTGCAGAGAAAACTGCAGAGGTGAAGATAAGAAGTGCGAGCGTTTTTTTCATTTTTAAACAAATAAGTGGAGCAAATATAATTATTATTTTTCTTGATGAATTTTTGATTTTGAACAAATCAGATTCGTTAAAATCAATCTTGTGGAAAAAAGCCACGAATTCACGAATGTTTGTCTTTAAAATCACTTGCTTAAATATTAGCAAAGGTTTTATTTAAAAAATATTGATACTACATTATTAAATTAATATCATTTTTGAAGGAAATTCGTGCATTCGTGTCAAAAGTAATTTAGTAGGTTTAACCTGGATTTTAAATTTGGCTCGGAATATGTAGCTAAAATTCAGTATTTTTGAAAAAATTTATTTAATGAATATTAGAATTGTTTCCCTCGTTTTCGCCCTCGTCTTTCTTGTTTCTTGTAATAAAGACAGAGAGATTCTCAATACTTTGAATGACTACAATCTTTCTATGGAAAGCAAAGGTTACCATTTTGGTGATGCTTTACAGCTTCCAAAAGAGGTTACCGATAATGCGGAAAGTATTTCGATTAGTTTTGGAGATAAGGAAACTTCGAAGTTGGTGGTTGATCCAGCATTTTTTACTTTAGGAGATAATCCTGTTACTTTTAATATCAAGAAAAAAGGAGGTGAAGTTTTAAATCAAGACGCTACCATTAATGTTTTTGCAAAAAATCCAGAAGAGAAATTAACGTACGAAATCGTAAAAGAATATCCCCACGATCCAAGTAGTTTTACGCAAGGTTTCCAAATTGATGGGAATACTATTTATGAATCTGACGGCCAAATGGGTGAGTCAAGAATTTGGAAATATACTTTAGGAACTACAACTCCTATCGCCGAAACTAAACAAGCTGATGATGTTTTCTCTGAAGGTTGTGCGATTGTAGGTGATAAAATCTACCAATTGACTTGGAGAAATAAAAAAGGTTTTGTGTACGATAAAAATTCTTTAAAATTGTTAAGTGAATTTGCTTATCCAAATGTGATGGGCGAAGGTTGGGGTTTAACTTATGATGGCAAAAATTTGATCGCTTCTGACGGAACAAAAAACATTTATTTCCTTGATGTTAATGATCCTTCAAAAATGGTTCGCTATATTTCTGTAGCAGGAAATACCGAAGCTTATGACCAAGTAAATGAATTGGAATATCACAAAGGATTCATCTATGCTAATGTTTGGCAGAAACCAATTATCATTAAAATAAACCCAGCAAATGGGGAAGTGGTAGGAAAATTCGATTTTACTGAAATTGCAAAACTTAATACCAAAGATGACACCAACGACGTATTAAACGGAATCGCTTTCAAAGGTGATAATATGTTGATTACCGGAAAATTATGGT is a window from the Kaistella flava (ex Peng et al. 2021) genome containing:
- the dacB gene encoding D-alanyl-D-alanine carboxypeptidase/D-alanyl-D-alanine-endopeptidase, giving the protein MKKLIPLFLLISQLYFTQSVAQNLDAATQKLLSSSPAYSSIISMFVADENGNSIYENNGNVGLSTASTQKIFTAAAALETLGKDYQYVTTANYSGTISEGSLAGDLFITSTGDPTLGSWRYDGFKPENFKQKLIQSLKAKGISKISGNLIIDDSYFDFLTTPGGWPWNDLGNYYGAGVWGVNWRENQFDIQVAGGQIKNINVDLPNVNWVNDIKTGGSSDQSLVFTAPHSDVAYVNGNLPAKSLTVSGATPNPPLTFGQEIKKWLKESGIEFNGKVTSTSQQRIDGDKITTAPKNNLLLEYKSPTLDKIVFWFMRKSINFYGETLIKTLGKEKKNEGSFDAGISYLKDFWRSKGINPASINFADGSGLSPQNYVSARAEVQSLLYSKKQPWFNEFYDGFPMQGNGMKLKSGTMKDTKSFAGYYTSKNGKKYVFAIIINNYQGGNVSEALFQVLNVLK
- a CDS encoding sensor histidine kinase, with the translated sequence MKKRGIFSKLNNWIIYILLTSAVAGVVAASVVLINYLRKEEIKRIELFATTIKYQQNEIIEDPMTLDLILQINKTNNTIPIIITDKNRKPLGFDFQRNIPDAIKNDPQKMQALVNKMASSYKPIELQMPDGNNQYVYYTNSDLLNNLRYSPYILGLLILAYIFFSFWFLRTIKKTDEGYVWAGLAKETAHQIGTPLSSMIGWIEILRMENENSEGVKEIENDINRLKTISERFSKIGSIPELNDLNINETIQQNYDYLKSRISRKVSFMLILPKEPILIPHSRILLSWVIENIVKNAVDAMRGEGRLEIELYEKNKNIVIDIKDSGSGMTRNQARNAFKAGYSTKKRGWGLGLSLAKRVIKEYHRGDIKIAVTEVGVGTTFRITMKNS
- a CDS encoding M1 family metallopeptidase, whose translation is MKKTLALLIFTSAVFSAQQFTKQDTLKGSNTEFRNFWDVKKYEISVEPKFADQSVSGTNKITFEILKDVKNPVFQIDLQQPMNYKILDSDIKHYSSKRDGDFIFIQTKKDYKKGETHSFTIQFFGHPTVAKNAPWDGGWVFKKDDHGNPWMSVAQEGIGASVWLPSKDLWSDEPDNGMILKIITPKDLVGVGNGRLIAKKAEKDKIVYTWEVKNPINLYSIVPNVGKYVNFKEEYAGEKGKLDLDYWVLDYNLDKAKKQFKQVKPMMKAFEYWFGPYPFYEDSYKLIETPYLGMEHQSGVGYGNNYENGYLGRDLSGSGVGLNWDFIIIHESGHEWFANNITAKDKADMWIHESFTNYSETLFVENYMDKASAEKYIVGIRKNIKNDEPIIGPYGIAKSGSGDMYYKGANMIHTIRQIINNDEKFRQILRGLNKEFYHQTVTTKQVEDYISEKSGIDFSTVFDQYLRTTQIPTLEYSQTGTVFKFRYTNIVKDLKLPIRINGTQEISPTYKWQTVKLSSSAPVKFDENYYIYYSEQK
- a CDS encoding glutaminyl-peptide cyclotransferase; translation: MNIRIVSLVFALVFLVSCNKDREILNTLNDYNLSMESKGYHFGDALQLPKEVTDNAESISISFGDKETSKLVVDPAFFTLGDNPVTFNIKKKGGEVLNQDATINVFAKNPEEKLTYEIVKEYPHDPSSFTQGFQIDGNTIYESDGQMGESRIWKYTLGTTTPIAETKQADDVFSEGCAIVGDKIYQLTWRNKKGFVYDKNSLKLLSEFAYPNVMGEGWGLTYDGKNLIASDGTKNIYFLDVNDPSKMVRYISVAGNTEAYDQVNELEYHKGFIYANVWQKPIIIKINPANGEVVGKFDFTEIAKLNTKDDTNDVLNGIAFKGDNMLITGKLWSKIYEVSIK